A DNA window from Maribellus comscasis contains the following coding sequences:
- a CDS encoding PQQ-binding-like beta-propeller repeat protein — MKIIVFTFLSVFFIQTLFSQNNYLNQWPGFRGPFAKGFIENSATVENWNLKTGENILWQTSIPGLGHSSPVIWGNKIFVTTAISGSGENYLKVGLYGDGDAVEDDSEHEFKIYCLNKNTGKIIWERLAFKGVPAVKRHTKASHADCTPATDGKHVLAFFGSQGLYCYDFEGNLIWEKQLGKMNAGPYNAPELEWGFSSSPIIYKGKVIIQCDFLGDGFLASFDVKTGEQIWRTPRDEVSTWSSPTVFEKDGKSQIVVNGWKHMGGYDFETGREIWRMSGGGDIPAPTPVFENGLIFINNAHGRYAPIYAITPSAKGDITLGEDERSNDYIIWSVKRGGAYMQTPLVYRGYLYNLQGNGSLTVYKATTGEEMYKQSLGSVGGFSASGVASGDNIYFCAEKGDVFVIKAGPEFKEISHTTMSDVLMASPAISENVIYFRAQKSLVAVGTK; from the coding sequence TCAGCAACGGTTGAAAACTGGAATCTTAAAACAGGGGAAAATATTTTGTGGCAAACATCCATACCGGGTTTGGGACATTCTTCTCCCGTTATCTGGGGCAACAAAATTTTTGTAACAACTGCTATAAGTGGCTCAGGGGAAAATTATCTAAAAGTTGGATTATATGGCGACGGAGATGCTGTAGAAGATGATTCGGAACATGAGTTCAAAATTTACTGTCTGAATAAAAATACAGGAAAAATTATCTGGGAGCGGTTGGCTTTCAAAGGTGTTCCGGCTGTAAAACGCCATACCAAGGCCTCACACGCAGATTGCACTCCAGCCACCGACGGCAAACATGTGCTTGCTTTTTTTGGTTCACAGGGATTGTATTGTTATGATTTTGAAGGAAATTTAATATGGGAAAAACAACTTGGGAAAATGAATGCCGGTCCATACAATGCTCCGGAGTTGGAGTGGGGATTTTCAAGTTCGCCAATCATTTATAAGGGAAAGGTAATCATTCAGTGCGATTTTCTTGGCGATGGGTTTCTGGCTTCATTTGATGTCAAAACCGGCGAACAAATATGGCGTACTCCACGCGATGAAGTTTCAACCTGGAGTTCGCCAACTGTTTTTGAAAAAGACGGAAAATCACAAATCGTTGTCAACGGATGGAAACATATGGGAGGATACGATTTTGAAACCGGCCGGGAAATTTGGAGAATGAGCGGAGGCGGTGATATTCCTGCTCCTACTCCTGTTTTTGAGAACGGCCTTATTTTTATCAACAATGCACACGGCAGGTATGCGCCTATTTACGCAATTACTCCTTCTGCAAAAGGCGACATCACACTTGGCGAAGATGAACGGTCAAACGACTATATTATTTGGAGTGTCAAACGCGGAGGTGCCTATATGCAAACACCGCTGGTTTACCGCGGTTACTTGTATAACCTGCAGGGAAATGGCTCGTTAACTGTTTACAAGGCAACAACGGGAGAAGAAATGTACAAACAAAGCCTGGGGTCAGTTGGAGGATTCTCCGCATCGGGAGTTGCATCAGGTGATAATATATATTTCTGTGCTGAAAAGGGAGATGTTTTTGTAATAAAAGCTGGCCCCGAGTTTAAAGAAATTTCACATACCACAATGAGCGATGTTTTGATGGCGAGCCCTGCAATATCTGAAAATGTCATTTATTTTCGTGCTCAGAAATCGCTTGTCGCTGTGGGCACAAAATGA
- the yidC gene encoding membrane protein insertase YidC yields MDKKSIIGIVLIFAILVVFSVINQPSKEEVEAAKRKRDSIAQVETQRAIEAQQEAEVQKIQDTGQADSTEDAGILAQQKMDEFGAFGNSAVGEEEFYALENNLMKVTFSSKGGRIYSVLLKGYKTYQGDSLILFDGPETIFGLNFFAQNRSIQTEQLYFKTNTQKKNTVVTGPSVKRGSEGRIKFNEENPGGKESIAFRLELAPGKFMEFVYTLSYNSYMVDFDLNMNGMDQYIASNQSYLNFAWSFDVPRQERASRFGEDRNTYITYKFFEDEVDNLSQNKNDDEDLSTRVKWIGFKQLFFSSTIIADDAFPNAQIRQNKYEDNPDYLANFSADIAFPYEGNSQENIGLQFYFGPNHYQTLKQYDIDLERQIYLGYAIVRPVNKYVIIPVFNFLRKYIGNFGIIILLLTVFIKMILFPFTYKSYMSQAKMKALKPEVDEINAKFGSGTDKAMEKQQATMALYRKAGVNPMGGCLPMVLQFPILIAMFFFFPTSIELRGESFLWATDLSTYDSIVQLPFDIPIYGSHVSLFCLLMTVTTIFYTRLNQQTTSTQGMPGMKTMMYMMPVMFLFILNSYPAGLSYYYFLANLITIGQTYLIRSFVDEDKIRAQLQANKKKPSKKSSFQKRLEDMAKQRGMQMPKK; encoded by the coding sequence ATTTGCCATCTTGGTGGTTTTTTCGGTCATAAATCAGCCATCAAAAGAAGAAGTAGAAGCAGCCAAGAGAAAACGAGACTCGATTGCCCAAGTGGAAACGCAAAGAGCAATCGAAGCTCAACAGGAAGCTGAAGTTCAGAAAATACAGGATACAGGTCAAGCAGATTCGACTGAAGATGCCGGGATTTTGGCACAGCAGAAAATGGATGAATTTGGCGCATTTGGGAATAGTGCTGTTGGGGAGGAAGAATTTTATGCACTTGAAAATAATTTGATGAAGGTTACTTTTTCAAGTAAAGGTGGTAGAATTTATTCTGTTCTGTTAAAAGGTTATAAAACATACCAGGGGGATTCGCTTATACTTTTTGATGGCCCGGAGACAATTTTCGGATTAAACTTTTTTGCACAAAACAGAAGTATACAAACGGAACAGCTTTATTTTAAAACCAATACGCAGAAAAAAAATACAGTTGTAACTGGTCCATCCGTAAAACGCGGAAGCGAGGGCAGAATAAAATTTAATGAAGAAAATCCAGGTGGAAAAGAGTCAATTGCTTTCAGGCTTGAGCTTGCTCCCGGAAAGTTTATGGAATTTGTTTATACACTGAGTTACAATTCATATATGGTTGATTTTGATTTGAATATGAATGGAATGGACCAGTATATTGCATCAAATCAATCCTATTTAAATTTTGCCTGGTCGTTTGATGTGCCGCGCCAGGAGAGGGCTTCACGTTTTGGAGAAGACAGGAATACTTATATTACTTACAAATTTTTCGAAGACGAAGTTGATAACCTGTCGCAAAATAAAAATGACGATGAAGACTTGAGCACCCGTGTAAAATGGATTGGCTTTAAACAATTGTTTTTTAGTTCGACTATAATTGCTGACGATGCTTTTCCAAATGCACAAATTCGACAAAACAAATACGAAGATAATCCGGATTATTTAGCGAATTTTTCAGCTGATATTGCCTTCCCTTATGAAGGTAATTCTCAGGAAAATATAGGGCTTCAATTTTATTTTGGTCCCAATCATTATCAAACGTTGAAACAATATGATATTGATTTGGAACGCCAGATTTATCTTGGATATGCCATTGTTCGTCCTGTAAATAAATATGTTATTATCCCGGTATTTAATTTCCTGCGCAAATACATTGGAAATTTTGGGATTATCATTTTATTACTGACCGTGTTTATCAAAATGATTTTATTCCCGTTTACCTACAAATCTTATATGTCTCAGGCTAAAATGAAAGCCTTAAAACCTGAGGTGGATGAGATTAATGCAAAATTTGGCAGTGGTACCGACAAAGCAATGGAGAAACAACAAGCAACAATGGCACTCTACCGAAAAGCCGGAGTAAATCCGATGGGAGGGTGTTTGCCGATGGTGCTTCAATTCCCGATTTTGATTGCGATGTTCTTTTTCTTTCCGACTTCAATTGAGTTGAGGGGAGAAAGTTTCCTGTGGGCTACCGACTTGTCTACTTACGATTCCATTGTACAGTTACCGTTTGATATTCCAATTTACGGAAGCCATGTGAGTTTATTCTGTTTGTTAATGACGGTAACAACCATTTTTTATACCAGGCTGAACCAGCAAACTACATCGACTCAGGGCATGCCCGGAATGAAAACAATGATGTATATGATGCCGGTAATGTTTCTTTTTATTTTGAATAGTTATCCGGCTGGTTTGAGTTATTATTATTTCCTTGCAAACCTGATAACCATTGGTCAAACCTATTTAATTCGTTCGTTTGTTGATGAAGACAAGATCAGGGCACAATTGCAGGCAAATAAAAAGAAGCCATCCAAAAAATCAAGTTTTCAAAAACGTTTGGAAGATATGGCTAAACAACGCGGAATGCAGATGCCAAAGAAATAA